The Haloplanus natans DSM 17983 DNA segment TTATTTTTGTCCAATAAGGGCTCAGATCGACCAATATTTTGTAGAAACGCGTCCGGTTCCAAATCGGTAGACCCGTCGGTCAGCCGGTCGAGAACACGCAGAACCCGGCGCAATCAGTCGATGTGGCCTTCGCGACGCAGTTGGTCGGCGTCCTGACCGGAGTAGCGCCATTCGATGTTTGCCTTCTCGTCTTGCCACGACCACGGTTCGACGAGGACCACGTCGCCCTCGTTGATCCAGGTTCGGTACTTCATGCGGCCGGGGATGCGGCCCATTCGTTCCTCGCCGTCCTCACAGCGGACGCGAACGTGGTTCCCGCCGTTGTGTTGTGTTACGACCGCGAACAGCTCGTCGTCGTCGGGCATCCGGAGATTCCGGCGCCCCGTTTCCTCGCTCATAGGCATAATAAGTGGTCCGCACGGTTAAGTCATCGGAGATATCCGATAACGTTTCGCACGGTATCGACGAGTGGCTCGGACCGTCCCGAATGGCGCGGCTGAGGGACCCCTCGGCCGGCGTCGACGCGAGTGTCCAGTACCGCGATGCGACCGTGTGTCGAACGTACACGGACACGGTGAGTATTAATACTCCACCGTGCGCTTGTACTCCGGGTGGATCCACCCAAAACGGACAGAACGACCGACCTGTACGAGGCGGCGACGAAGCTTTCGTGGACGGGTTGGACAGTCCTGTCGCATGGCATGTCGCAACGGTGGGTGTCACCCACTTCCATCGCCCGTCGACCCCGGCCGCCTCGGCCGTGTGTATCTCGCGGACGTAAAATAATTGGCGACTGCGGAACCTAAATAAGTTAAATAACGCCCGCGAACGAGAAATTGTTAACCGGTAATTATCGGCCGTGCTCGAACCGATCGACGGGAGTTTTCCGGACAGTATCGGAGAGTAGGGCTCACGTCCGTCGATCTCCGGGTGGTTCGTCCCGACGAGACTGACGTACAATAAACCGTGTGAGTCCCCGCACCGAACGGGGAGCCGATGCGTGCCGCAGCATTCACCGACCTGATCGGCCCGGACGGCATCGAAGTCATCGACGTCGACAGCCCCGACCCCGGCCCAGGCGAGGCCGTCGTCGACGTCGAGGCCTGTTCGATCAACCACCACGACCTCTGGATTCTGAACGGGGCGTCGGCGATGATCGACCCGTCCGATCTCCCCTTCGTCACCGGCCTCGACGTCGTCGGCGTCGTCGACGCCGTCGGCGAGGGCGTGACCGGCGTCGACCCCGGCGACCGCGTCGTCCTCTGCCCGAACGAGACGTGTGGCACCTGTCGGTTCTGCCGCGAAGGCCCCGAAAATCTCTGTGCGAACTACTCGCTTTACCACGGCGGCCTCGCGGAGCAAGCCCGCGTCGCGGCCGACCGACTGATCCCCCTGCCCGACGGCGTGGACGCGACGACGGCCGCGGCGCTTCCGACGGCCTACCTCACTGCCTACCACATGCTCCGGCGGGCCGAGGTGGAACCCGGCGACCTCCTCTTCGTCCCCGGCGCGACCGGCGGCGTCGGCGTCGCGACGATCCAACTCGCCGACATCCGCGGCGTCCGCACCATCGGCACCTCGTCGTCGTCGTCGAAACTCGACGCCGTTGCCGACCTCGGCGCCGACCACACCATCCATGGCACCGATCCGGACGACCTGCGCGACGCCGTCGCGGACATCGGAACGCCCGACGCCGTCGTCAACCACCTCGGTGGCGTCTACACGGGGCTCGGACTCGACGTCATGCGCCGCGGCGGGCGGATGGTCGTCTGCGGGCGCACCGCAGGCCCCACGTCCGAAATCGACATCGCGGGGCTGTTCCGGGGACACAAACGCGTCATCGGGAGCACGATGGGCACACAGGCCGATCTGGAACGGCTGGTCGACCTCGTCGCTGCGGGCGACCTTGATCCCCGGATCGACCGCACCTTCCCGCTCTCGGAGACGGCCGCCGCGTTCGGGACGATGCAGGAACGGGAGACGCTCGGCAAACTCGTCGTAACGATGGATTAAGCGAGCGTCTCGGTGAACCGGTTCGTCCCCTCGTCGGTCCCGGCGATGACGAGTTCGTCGCCCTCGTGGATCAGGAAGTCGGCACCGAGGTCGGTGATCACCTCGCCGTCGCGTTCGACGCCGACGACGGTACAGCCAGTTCGCGCCCGCACGTCCGCTTCCCCGAGCGTCCGACCGACGAGTCGGGGCGCGTGGGTTCGGATCACCTCGACTTGCTTGTCCAGGGATATGACCTCCTCGTCTTCTAAGATCGTCGAGGCGAGCATCCGACCGCTGACCGTCGCGAGCGAGAGGACGTAGTCCGCGCCCGCACGATACATCTTCTGGACGTTCTCGGTCTCCTCGGCCCGCGCGATCAGTTCGATCGACGGGTTCAGATCCCGGATGACGAGGATAGCGAACTCGGTGAGCGTGTCGTCGGGGATGGCGAGAATCGCCGTGCGGGCGTCCTGGATACCCGCTTGCGAGAGCG contains these protein-coding regions:
- the eif1A gene encoding translation initiation factor eIF-1A, with product MSEETGRRNLRMPDDDELFAVVTQHNGGNHVRVRCEDGEERMGRIPGRMKYRTWINEGDVVLVEPWSWQDEKANIEWRYSGQDADQLRREGHID
- a CDS encoding alcohol dehydrogenase catalytic domain-containing protein — encoded protein: MRAAAFTDLIGPDGIEVIDVDSPDPGPGEAVVDVEACSINHHDLWILNGASAMIDPSDLPFVTGLDVVGVVDAVGEGVTGVDPGDRVVLCPNETCGTCRFCREGPENLCANYSLYHGGLAEQARVAADRLIPLPDGVDATTAAALPTAYLTAYHMLRRAEVEPGDLLFVPGATGGVGVATIQLADIRGVRTIGTSSSSSKLDAVADLGADHTIHGTDPDDLRDAVADIGTPDAVVNHLGGVYTGLGLDVMRRGGRMVVCGRTAGPTSEIDIAGLFRGHKRVIGSTMGTQADLERLVDLVAAGDLDPRIDRTFPLSETAAAFGTMQERETLGKLVVTMD